The genomic interval TGTCGAGGCGATCCTCGACGCGGCCGCGGGCCTGCTCGCCGACGGCGACCGCGAGGCGGTGACGGTTCGTGACATCGCTGCGGGCGCGGGCGTGCCGACCGGGACCCTCTACCAGTTCTTCGAGGACAAGCCGGCCGTGCTGCAGGCCCTGGCCGTGCGGTACGTGCACCGCACGCCCGACGTGCTCGGCGCGGCGCTCGCGCGCCCGGACCGCGACTGGCGCACCGTGCTGCCGGCGGTGGTCGACGGCTTCGCCGAGCTGCTGCGCCGCGAGCCGGCGATGCGCGTGCTGTGGCTCCACAGCACCCTGGACGCGGCCACCGTCAGCCTCGCCGACGCCGC from Paraconexibacter algicola carries:
- a CDS encoding TetR/AcrR family transcriptional regulator, translated to MTAPLPYRHLLKREPTQARSRARVEAILDAAAGLLADGDREAVTVRDIAAGAGVPTGTLYQFFEDKPAVLQALAVRYVHRTPDVLGAALARPDRDWRTVLPAVVDGFAELLRREPAMRVLWLHSTLDAATVSLADAADDQLARDLARHLRQIAQAPDAEPETAPGWRVLISVVSSLLRGAFLLDPAGDEATLREARRVATVYAGTLLGLVAQP